Genomic window (Rosa chinensis cultivar Old Blush chromosome 6, RchiOBHm-V2, whole genome shotgun sequence):
ttgagataagtggtacttaagtgagctttgctccaccgacatctctctactcacttggtcacattggcattgaaattaccaaaaagagttagacgactaccattgttttgcattagctagtttattggattagattcttttttgttaaagaaacgatgatgtaattccatttggcttattaataaaagttgagtgcttttctttatgactcctttttaactatgagtttttttttaggaatggatgaactacaatgtcttgcggatagtgcaactacgcacaccattctacgacataggcaattattcttagagatgttgcctacatattcctctgtgactacgatggctgggccatcaggtttagttaaaggacatggaatgacccaatttctattgccaaatggcaccttgattaaagtcactgaagctctctacgctcctaaggcaaatcgaaccttattcagctttaaagatataaaagccaacggattccatgcggaaacgcataatgagaacggaaaagagttcctttgcattacctctaatgattgcggacgaaagcacATCTTAGActagcttatgtgtcaatctagtgaactttatgtcactacaattcgaccaattgaatctaataatgtcataagagaagatctcttggattcagacacatattggttttGGCATGACCAACTAgggcatcctggtcgtgatatgatgctttgtatactaaaaacttcacacggacatccattcttcagagtgaaaagaagcaagaatcaaaaattaattcctggacttagcaagaccgcaacaattgcagcacctggggctgcagccgtcttggggagCCATAGGGCCGCCCAAGTCTCATGTGATGACGCCATCAATGGCACCActcatgagcatgacgccatggttgcccctcctagtggccatgacaccacacacaccaatttccatggctctaacgccataatgggagatgtagtcacacattttgcttctaatagcgcttcAGATGCCccggcccaaccaaaatccttattggttgcttctaaggcccctcgctcattttgctaAGCCTGTTCTTtcaggaaattaggaccgagaccgtcccacgcaaaggatcccaaaatactcattctgttcttacagagaatccaaggggatatatgtggaccaattcaaccatcatgcggaccttttaaatactttatggtattggttgatgcgtcgacacgctggtcacatgtcgcgctgttgtccactcgaaatgctgcttgtgctaaactcctcgcccagattatccgtctatggGATCAcaaccctgatcatcctattaagtcgattcgacttgataatattggggagtttacatcgaaaacgtttgatgactattgcatgtcactagggattgatgtagagcatctagttccccatgttcatacccaaaatggtctcgcagaagctgctatcaaacgactacaggtGATAGCgtggacattggttatgcgtaccaatctccctgtttctgcttggtgatatgcaatattgcatgcatcgacgctaattcgtctacgacccactgcaacccaatcttactctacgttacagctagtgactgggtacgagcctgatatcttgcacttacgcatttttgggtgtgccatctatgtgcctattacgccaccacagtgtactaagatgggtccacaacgacgaatgggcatttacgttggatatgaatcttgaacccttgacaggcaatctctttaccgctagatttgtagattgtcactttgatgagacagtcttcccatctttagggggagataagaacacatatgttcaacaggaacgacagaaattgtcgtggtctgtacCCAcatatgtctcatctcgatccccgtaccgcacagtccgaacttgaagtgcaaagcataatcgagctccagaacgtagcagacactctgtatgatgcgttttctgatgttgccaaagtgacgagatcatacatacctactgcaaacgtACCTGCAAGGATTTATGTTccgaataatggacataacgtCACTCATGGGACACCAGGaaatggcgccattgcccagaatGGAAATGATATGGCGTTTATGGCCGCAAGTCCTGCAAGGAAGCGCgatagaccgattggttcgaaggatactcgccctagaaagaaagcgaatgaggcacaaacaaatcatttgatcatcgatactcaaaatacGTCCCAtaagaatgttccggattatggttatgtccaagagacatcattgggggacgcctcaatgtcaaaacctatccctgagaacgtagagatctctgttaattacactagcgtacatgggacgtgggaaagaaactccatcatcattgatgatgtattcgcgtattcagtggcgcgtgagattattgagaccgatgatatcgaaccacgctccgttgatgaatgccaacgtagagctgactgaccaaaatggaaagatgcgatccaggcagaacttgattctctagcgaaaagaaaggtatttggcaatgttgtactaataccgcccaacactaaaccagttggtcacaaatgggtattcgttagaaagcgtaatgagaaaaacgagattgtaagatacaaagctcgccttgtggtgcaaggtttctcccaacgccctggaatcgactacgaggagacctattctcccgtaatggacgtaataacgttccgctaccttgtcagtttggtagtttccgaaaaattgaacatgcagcttatggatgtagtTACTGCGTATCtgtatggggatctagatacggaaatatacatgaaggtcccagatggacttcagttacccaaatcaagtggctctaaaccacggagcgcatttgcgattagattgaaaagctcactatatggattgaaacaatccggacggatgtggtataaccgtctaagtgactacttaattagaaagggatatgtcaacaatgaactatgcctatgtgtgttcataaaaaggacaatttccagatttgcaatagtagcggtttatgtcaatgacatgaacataattggcacccttaaagagttaagggaaaccactcaacacttgaaatccgagtttgagatgaaagatcttaggaaaacacggttttgcctcggtttagaacttgagcaccgtagagatggtatcctgattcatcaatcagcttatacccaaaagatgcttaggcgtttcaacactgacaagattaagccttcaagcaccccaatggtcgtccgtagtcttgatccaaagaaagatccattccgtccaaaagatgacgacgaagaagtgttagaggcagaagtgtcctacctaagtgcaataggcgcattattatacttagcacaatgcacaagaccggatatctcattcgctgtgaactatctagctagatatagctctgcgccaacacgacgccattggactggtgttaaagatatctttcgatacctaagttgtacgattgatatgggcttgttttatccctataaagagaagatggattcggacccatctagtgtcagggacaccacatatggtggactgcgttccctctccccatcccaaaacgatataagtgttttggaaggttttgctgatgctgggtacctctctgacccacagaaaggtcgctcccaaactggttatgttttcaccatgggaaagatcgtgatatcttggaggtctacaaagcagacttTAGTcactacctcttcgaatcatgcagagattattgctcttcacgaagcagttcgtgaatgtatatggcttaggtccatagttacgcatgttcgaagcaattgtggtctgaagtctaccacatatgagccaacaagcatttataaggataatgctgcttgcattgaacaaatgaagcaaggctacatcaaggcgacaacaccaagcatatatcgcctaaattcttctacaatcagcaacaacaaaagctcctcaagatcaaagtgaaccagattcgatctgaggacaatgtggcaaacttgtttactaagtcattgcccaaatccacgttcgagaaacatgtggcaataATTGGCTtgaggaaattatctgaactcccatgatcgtagtcatcagggggaggcacagacatcagggggagatgtctacatgttcacctcgaaacgtgaaaggtgtgttgtgctctttttccccttcgaccgaggttatttttgtcccactggatttttgttactcggcaaggtttttaacgaggcaacaagagaggcaccgcgtttgggcaacacaaggggcagtgttcaagtaaaccctaatttatgtttagcccaaactctaggttacttgacctagtagtaatagagttaaattagaaggatctagattcctattcaatgtacgattacttatcttgtatgattgagattctatgcattgtaatcctctatataaagaggcacttattatcaatgagaatacatagcgaatttctcccaatttcagtttctctacgacattttcaactttcaactcaaatttcttcttcttttttttcttttttttttgttgttgaaactATCAGTATGGCTCCTCTCAAGTCTTGACCATTAATAAAAATGCAGAATACATAGAGAGGACATTGTGCATAAACCCCAAAATACAATGAACATCAAAAGAACATCATGGAATAATAACTTGAGTCTCAATTAAGCATATGTATTATAACAAGTACTAATTAGCGAAAAGTGCACTTCTGGCTACTCCATTCGCTTTATAGTTGTGGTGTCATACTAactcttctcttcttttatGATCTTGAAGTCTGAAGTTTTTTCATACGTAATTATATTGTTATATGTATCttatgaatttgattttctaTTATCTTCATAATTTGATCTTCGTTCTCAAttacataaatttttttattggaaTACATTCATTTATTGTGCTACGTAATGTGTACTTTAAGTTCATTTAagaatataataaaaaaataagctGGTGTGGAATGATGTTCACTTATAGCATGTGCATATGATCCAGTGGTCTACTCAAATGCTTGAGGATTTTCAAATGTACCACCCGAAGGCAGTTAGGAAGTAGCGAAGGCCTCTAACTAAGTAGCAAAATCCTCCAAGTGGTCGTCTGAAAATCAATGTTGATGGGGCCTGTAGAGCTGAGGAGGGGACTGGAGGTATTGGGGTAGTGGTCAGGAATGATGCTGGTATGGGTATTGCTGCTTTGGCCAGGACTTTTCTACATGCACACTCGGTTCTTAATATGGAAGCGGAGGCGTGTAGGGATGGCTTACTTCTTGGTATTCACCAAGGTTGGACTGACATAGATGTTGAAAGCGACTCTGCTATCCTGATTTCTGCTCTCAATAGTCGAGAGAAGAATTTCTCTGAGGTAAGTCGAATTTTAGATGATTGTAGGGAGTATATTATTGCTTTTCAATCCGTTAGAATTCGTcatatttaccgtgaagcaaatggtgtagctGATAGACTTGCTCACCTTGCTAGTAGTGGTTTTATTGATGATGCATGGTTAGATGAGACACATGCAAtcattcaggatgttctctataaGGATTATTGCAACTGTTCTACTGTAACTCGGGGTTCATGTTTTATGTCCCTTCCCCCCCTCCCCTGATGCAAAATTATACTattaatttaataaatggaACCAGGCAtagggctgagcctcccagctaggctgggttccaaacccctttaaaaatatatatatatatatatatatatatatataatcaaaaaATAAGGTTCAATATATCAAGAGGTTTTGAGCGTCATAAATTTACTTAAACTTAAACTCTCAAATTTTCAAAATCAACTGCAATGATGTGGTAAGCGGTTTTGAAATTTAACTCATTCGCTTTAAAACACTCATGACAGTCACAACTGATAAGATTAAAGTAAACTAAACCCTAAAGATTAAAGTTGTGGAATGGAATACCAAAGTAAACACATTGGTAAGGAGGCAGATGCAACCTAAGCAAAAGCATAGGCCTACACCACTACATTCTAAACCTGGAAAGCCAAATAAAGACAGGGTTCCATGTCTTTGTCCAAAGCATAGCTGTTCTTGCCTCTTAGTGGCCATTAAACACTTAAAAGCAATCCCAAAATTCTTATAAAATTCACTTGTTTATTTGTAATTTTCTCCATTGGGTTTCCAAAATGGTGGTCCCTTTGGAATAATACTTCCAAAATTCCCAACCACTACCAACCAGATGAATCTCCCTCACCATGAAAAAACAAACACCCATTTCTTGGATTTGCTACTAAATCCCAAATTCCACATTAGCCTAACCAAATCCCTCCCCTTTCTCCCCTAGAAGAATAGTGACTATTCAATCAGGCAGAATGATAAGGATTAAACCACAAACAAAGCAGATAGAGAAAGATGGTGAAATCCATGATTAGAACTCCCTCTTTTGGTCCAATCATTTTTCTCACTTCATTTTCATGTCTTTTCTGATGGCctctggttttggttttggttttttgggCAAGAAAGAAAGATATTGGGATGGTCCGCCAATGCGAGGTCTTGCAGTACCAATAATTATAACAGCCCAGAGAAAAGgggaagtaaaaaaaaatccatctttctattttccattttaacTTTAGCCAAACCATCTTTTTGATGAGGTCTAAATCCCTAATGGGAcacataaaaagagaaaaaaaaaaaaggcaaagaaCAAATTACACCACTCTTTTCTTCTTAATTTTCCCACACTTGGAAAATGTTCCTGCAAATACCATTATTGATGTTGATTCTTCTATACAGACAAGAACAGTAATAGTCTGTTAGTATGATACGGAAATCTACTTTAGATCTAACAAAATCTATCACTGTTTGATTACAAGAATTTCCCACAGGGAAAAAAACACGATGCATAAAGTCATGGAATAGATGGGCACCCAAAGCACGCATGTAATCTCTAACTGTCACAGATAAAGACGCAAAAAAGCAACTGAGAAAAAAGCATTACACATTTGATTGAAGAAGAAAGCCATGgatatggacttgtagtttCCTCAAAAAATGAGACATTGTGAAGATTTAGTTTCGGTCACAGTAAGCAGCTGTAGATGTTTCATGAGAGGAAGAACTAATGAAACCCAAAAAGATGATAGATGTAGCAAACAAAATCTTTATATTGATTAACTTAAGCCTACTACTAGTAGTACACGGAGTAGTATAACACTTGTGTTCATAACAAGTAGAAGATATGATCTTCCAGTCCCCAGGTTCCGAAATTAGTACATGAAAATCCATTTACTAAATAGATTTATATGATCAATAAACCACCAAGCATTACCCTCTAGGATAAGCTATTATCAATGGTAGCTCTTCCGCCGACTACTAGTAGTACACGGAGTAGTATAACACTTGTGTTCATAACAAGTAGAAGATATGATCTTCCAGTCCCCAGGTTCCGAAATTAGTACATGAAAATCCATTTACTAAATAGATTTATATGATCAATAAACCACCAAGCATTACCCTCTAGGATAAGCTATTATCAATGGTAGCTCTTCCGCCGATATAGCATAAGCGAGTTCTGATGCCCCTTGGCTGGCTGCCGAAGACGGTCTTCTCAGGACAACCACTATCCCCAGAACTCTCAAATTACCAAGAGTAAATAGTAAGACGTAGTAATAATAGATGGGATAATCTTACAACTACACACCGATGATGATCACTGCAAAAGATGGGGTGGATGCACCAGGGTAAAGAGTCAAGCTTTCGCTATGTATGGCTGGTAAAGTTAAGTGGAGAGAATAGGCTATTAACAGTCAGGATTGACGAAGTTGCTTATCTCCTCCATTAAACAATAGAAATGCTTATTGTTAGGCAGGAAGTAGAACCCAATTGTCGCCTCCTTCAGGAAAATGAGCTTTACCTCCTGCCCCGAATTCTTGAGCCCTTCAACATAAGCCAATTGCCAATCTTGCATAAGGTCCAAACCAGCCACAACAACAAGACTTTTGGGGAACTTGAGCCCTTCAATCCCCTTATCTCTGGGGCCAAATGGATTACATGCCGGGTGGTCTCTATCTTCTCCTTCAGGCAAAAAGGCTCGCCAGTACCAATCGCGGTCTTGAATCGTTACAAAGTACTTCCCATCTAGTTTAACCTCGGATTCAGTCCTCATTTGCCCGCCAAACATTGGATGAAGAAGGATGTTCCCCAAAACCTCAACTTCAGCTTCAGCTGCCCTCACAGCAACATGGTGTGCAATGTTGCCACCAGAACTATCTCCAGCCAAGTACACATAAACCTTAGAGTCCTTCCCACTCTGAAGCCATGTTCGCGACTTAACCCACTTGAGAGCTGCCCAGCCGTCATCATAAGCACAGGGATACCGATGTTCAGGTGATCGGCGGTAGTCTACAGACACCACAGCAGCCTTGCAGGTGTTAACAAGGCGGCGGCAGAAAGTGTCATAGATAGCACTGTTGGCCGAGGAGTGAGTGAAGCTCCCACCATGGAAGAATATTATGACAGGCACAATTTCAGTGGTGCTCAAGGGTTTCTCAAGATTCACAATGCCCCATTGAGCATGGTTTGCGGGGGCCATTTGGTAAATCCGGTTGAGGAGGCCAGTGCTTCTGTCGACATGATCAAAGGAGACGACACCATCAACTGGGAATGTGTTTGCAGGGACTTTGCGTTCAAGGTACTCCGCCAGCTCACGGTTGAATGTTCCGTCGGAGCGGCGGAGGAGATTGTACGCCAGCTTGAAATTGGAGATCAGTACCCATGTATTGAGTGGAACAACCCTCTGGAAAATGAAAACAGATTAGATGGTACTTCTTTTGGAAGGGTACGAGCAACTAGATTGGTCATATTCTCAGATGCATATAGAAGAACACGAAGATACAAAAAGAGCTGACTAGTGTAAACCCCAAACAAGGCCAGCAGGAATTTGAGACAAAATTTGtacaaaaagcaaaaaagaataTATAGCGCCTAAATTCACCTCAAATCTaagtaaaaaactaaaaaaatttataacaaATGGAACTCAAACTAATCAAAAAATTGTAATTTCCAGAATTAGAAAAAATTTGGACCGaacaaggaagaaaaaagaaagaagcatgAAAACCCAACTAATCCAAGAATATTACCATCACAATCTATGCAGAGAAGTAAGTTAAACAAAGAGACTGATAGAAATGCCTCTTGATAAAAAGAATACAAACCACTCCAACCCAACCAAACCAAATGGGAAAAAGAAATCAAGCTAAACCTTTTTCACCCAAATGATCCAAATCCAATATGGCAAAACCATACAAATTCAACAAAATTAAGGGAATCCCATGAACCaaatcattatatatatatattctttccAGAAAAGCAAACAAGAGTGTAGGACTGAAACTGATCAAGGGTGGCAATACCTTGGACTCATTGAGGTTGACTTCATTACTACCAGCCATgactacctctctctctctctctttccttctttcaACAAAGCAAAAGATTCAACAGAAACAGAAGAAGACGCTTAGAACCCAACAATGATCCAGAGCAAGACACCCTCTTTATAGCTCATAATAGGTGACAAAGCGGGGAAGAGGGGTTAATGGGTTTGGTTGGGGGAAGGGTAAATAACCAATGGACTTTGTCCCTAATCTCACTCTGCCTCTTCTTCTGGTTAATGGGTTTTGTACCTCTTTCGGATTCCTCGTTTTGGGTTAACTGAACAGGGAAGAAGGGAAGGCACACttctgtttccttttttttgatTAAAAGGGACACTTCTCTTTCTGAAATATAAGAGAGAGGAGAGGGCAGAGACGACAGCTCAGAGAGAGATCAGAGATTATgagtgaaaaagaagagaaagtacAAAACACAGAAATAAGAGAAACTAAGAAATTATAGAAAGAAATAGTGAGAGAGATTTaacagacagagagagagagagagagtcaaacGCAAATGAACGACGGTGGTAAGGACGGAGACGAGAGAGACGACAAAGCGGGCGGCTGGATTAAACTGTGGACGGTGGGAACCCACATGcgattttactctctctctctttttctttgggtGCTTAATtgttttttccatttttctgaTTGCAGCTCTATATCTCTTAAACGGTTTCTTCTTTCTGCTTCTTTTTTTGAgagtgggagaggagagaggtcAGTGTGTTCGAATGGGTTAAGAAATGGCTGGAATGACCACAG
Coding sequences:
- the LOC112169905 gene encoding gibberellin receptor GID1B, with the translated sequence MAGSNEVNLNESKRVVPLNTWVLISNFKLAYNLLRRSDGTFNRELAEYLERKVPANTFPVDGVVSFDHVDRSTGLLNRIYQMAPANHAQWGIVNLEKPLSTTEIVPVIIFFHGGSFTHSSANSAIYDTFCRRLVNTCKAAVVSVDYRRSPEHRYPCAYDDGWAALKWVKSRTWLQSGKDSKVYVYLAGDSSGGNIAHHVAVRAAEAEVEVLGNILLHPMFGGQMRTESEVKLDGKYFVTIQDRDWYWRAFLPEGEDRDHPACNPFGPRDKGIEGLKFPKSLVVVAGLDLMQDWQLAYVEGLKNSGQEVKLIFLKEATIGFYFLPNNKHFYCLMEEISNFVNPDC